The Saccharomyces mikatae IFO 1815 strain IFO1815 genome assembly, chromosome: 11 genome has a segment encoding these proteins:
- the MRPL38 gene encoding mitochondrial 54S ribosomal protein uL14m (similar to Saccharomyces cerevisiae MRPL38 (YKL170W); ancestral locus Anc_1.179), with protein MIFLKSVIKVIDNSGAQLAECIKVIRKGSPKSPAIVGDRIVCVIQKAKPLTQNITGTANTNRVKKGDICHAIIVRSKQRNMCRKDGSMIAFGDTACVLINKNTGEPLGTRIMANDGCVDRTLKDKGFNKICSLASRVI; from the coding sequence ATGATTTTTCTCAAATCTGTTATAAAAGTAATCGATAACTCAGGAGCGCAATTAGCTGAGTGTATTAAAGTAATAAGAAAAGGTTCTCCTAAGAGCCCAGCAATTGTAGGAGACAGAATAGTCTGTGTTATTCAAAAAGCAAAACCCTTAACTCAAAACATCACAGGAACAGCCAATACGAACCGTGTTAAGAAAGGTGATATTTGTCATGCAATTATTGTAAGATCTAAACAGCGCAATATGTGCAGAAAGGATGGCTCTATGATTGCGTTTGGAGACACTGCCTGTGTTTTGATTAATAAGAACACCGGTGAACCTCTAGGGACAAGAATCATGGCCAACGATGGTTGTGTAGATAGAACACTAAAGGACAAGGGATTCAATAAGATATGCTCTTTAGCTAGTAGGGTCATATAA